A genomic window from Sporosarcina sp. Marseille-Q4063 includes:
- a CDS encoding CaiB/BaiF CoA-transferase family protein — MGILKGLKVLDFSTLLPGPFATLMLADMGADVIHVESPTRVDMVRTMEPVDREGISAAHRHLNRSKKSLALDLKNPESIDVIHSLLQEYDIVIEQFRPGVMTRLGLDYESLKKINPRIIYCSITGYGQTGPFANRAGHDSNYLSVAGVMDYSRRKGERPPVLGVQVADIAGGSLHSVVGILAAVYHREKTGEGQFIDISMTDASFSLNALYGSGYLAHGVEPQPENLTLNGGEFYDYYETKDGRFFSVGSLEPPFRKMLCESLGAVELIGIAFSENQEDKAKFKEEVATRFLTKDFHEWLEIFNDEFDGCVEPVLTFAEASEHPQIKAREMIIEVPNENGTMQKQIAFPIKFSTNPAVYRQTGGQVGEHNEAILRDYGYLKS, encoded by the coding sequence ATGGGAATTTTAAAAGGACTGAAGGTATTAGACTTTTCCACGCTGTTGCCAGGTCCTTTCGCTACATTGATGTTAGCGGATATGGGGGCAGACGTCATTCACGTGGAGTCCCCAACCCGGGTAGATATGGTCCGAACAATGGAACCGGTAGATAGAGAGGGGATTTCAGCAGCCCATCGTCATTTAAATCGGTCGAAAAAGTCTTTGGCGCTTGATTTGAAAAATCCTGAATCAATAGACGTGATCCATTCTTTACTTCAAGAGTATGACATCGTGATTGAACAATTCCGACCTGGCGTCATGACTAGATTGGGACTGGATTATGAATCACTTAAGAAAATCAATCCAAGGATTATCTATTGTTCGATAACAGGCTATGGGCAGACCGGACCTTTTGCCAATCGAGCTGGGCATGATTCGAATTACTTATCGGTTGCGGGTGTTATGGATTATTCACGTCGCAAGGGAGAACGTCCTCCGGTATTAGGTGTCCAAGTGGCCGATATTGCGGGCGGCTCCTTGCATTCCGTTGTCGGTATTTTGGCTGCTGTTTATCACCGTGAAAAGACGGGGGAAGGGCAATTCATTGATATAAGTATGACTGATGCGAGCTTTTCTTTGAATGCTCTCTACGGTTCGGGTTATTTGGCACATGGTGTGGAACCGCAACCTGAAAACCTGACGCTAAATGGCGGTGAGTTCTATGACTATTACGAAACGAAAGATGGCCGTTTCTTTTCAGTCGGAAGTCTTGAGCCGCCGTTCCGGAAGATGCTTTGCGAGTCACTTGGCGCAGTTGAATTAATTGGAATAGCGTTTAGTGAGAATCAAGAAGATAAAGCGAAGTTCAAAGAGGAAGTGGCAACAAGGTTTTTAACGAAAGACTTCCATGAATGGTTGGAAATTTTTAATGATGAGTTTGACGGCTGTGTGGAACCGGTGCTGACGTTTGCGGAAGCATCCGAACATCCTCAAATCAAAGCGAGGGAAATGATTATTGAAGTGCCAAATGAAAATGGGACGATGCAAAAACAAATCGCCTTCCCAATCAAATTCTCTACAAACCCTGCTGTTTATCGACAAACAGGCGGGCAAGTAGGCGAACACAATGAGGCAATATTACGCGATTATGGTTATTTGAAAAGTTAA
- a CDS encoding enoyl-CoA hydratase/isomerase family protein — translation MNEQAVLIEKRNQVAWIYLNRPNDMNAISREILEGLKEAVQTVEADEEIRVVVLTGTGKAFCAGADLKELMHDLENKQPGQTNLLDGADSTFGSLAKLSKPLIAALNGITLAGGLELAMSADIVVASERAKIGDAHANFGVLPGAGGSAKLPRIIGVNRAKYLLFTGDFISANQMKEYGFVHEVVSPEELESTVQVIAEKIAEKSPLVLQKMKQLVHDGLEQPLELALKQELLSLKAHTQSYDMNEGLSAFVEKRKPEFRGY, via the coding sequence ATGAATGAGCAGGCAGTATTAATTGAAAAGAGAAATCAGGTCGCTTGGATTTATTTAAACCGTCCGAATGACATGAATGCCATATCGAGAGAAATTTTGGAAGGCCTAAAGGAAGCGGTCCAGACTGTTGAAGCTGATGAAGAAATCCGGGTGGTTGTCCTGACCGGCACTGGGAAAGCCTTTTGCGCTGGAGCAGACTTGAAAGAACTGATGCATGACTTGGAGAATAAACAACCTGGACAAACAAATCTATTGGACGGGGCGGATTCCACTTTTGGAAGTTTGGCGAAGTTAAGTAAACCGTTGATTGCGGCATTGAACGGCATTACATTGGCGGGGGGCTTGGAGCTTGCAATGTCGGCGGATATTGTTGTTGCATCGGAAAGGGCTAAAATCGGGGACGCTCATGCAAATTTCGGCGTATTGCCGGGGGCTGGTGGTTCGGCTAAACTACCTCGGATTATCGGTGTGAACCGAGCCAAGTATTTATTGTTTACAGGTGATTTCATATCGGCTAACCAAATGAAAGAATACGGTTTCGTTCATGAAGTGGTGAGTCCGGAAGAGCTTGAGTCGACTGTCCAAGTGATTGCTGAGAAAATCGCGGAGAAGAGCCCGCTTGTATTACAGAAAATGAAGCAACTTGTACATGATGGATTGGAACAACCTTTGGAGCTTGCATTAAAACAAGAGTTGTTAAGTTTGAAAGCGCATACGCAGTCCTATGACATGAATGAGGGGTTGAGCGCGTTTGTTGAAAAGAGAAAACCGGAATTTAGAGGCTATTAA
- a CDS encoding SDR family NAD(P)-dependent oxidoreductase has translation MNIENKVAIVTGGASGLGLGTVKALAEKGAKVVIFDLNEEKAQQACNELGESVSYAIVNVSDEASVQAGIQKTMEQHGALHICINCAGVGTPQKVLGRSGVIPFENFKKVVDINLFGTFNVLRLAAEQIAKNEPLTDSGERGVIINTASVAAYEGQMGQVAYGASKAGVVGLTLPAARDLSSFGIRVNTIAPGLFRTPLAETLADHVVEKLEKSVEFPKRLGKPSEFASLVSFMIENEYINGEVVRLDGSIRMSPR, from the coding sequence ATGAATATTGAAAACAAAGTGGCAATTGTAACAGGGGGCGCATCGGGCTTAGGGTTAGGAACCGTAAAAGCATTGGCTGAAAAAGGGGCGAAAGTGGTCATATTTGATTTGAATGAAGAAAAAGCGCAACAAGCATGTAATGAACTTGGAGAAAGCGTATCTTATGCAATCGTGAACGTATCAGATGAGGCTTCCGTTCAAGCAGGAATCCAAAAAACAATGGAACAACATGGCGCGCTTCATATTTGTATCAATTGCGCGGGGGTAGGGACACCGCAAAAGGTACTTGGTCGTTCAGGTGTGATCCCATTTGAGAATTTCAAAAAAGTGGTTGACATCAACTTGTTTGGGACATTTAATGTGCTTCGACTTGCGGCAGAACAGATTGCGAAAAACGAGCCGCTGACAGATTCTGGTGAACGAGGGGTAATTATCAATACTGCATCGGTTGCCGCGTATGAAGGGCAGATGGGACAAGTAGCTTACGGTGCAAGTAAAGCAGGGGTAGTCGGTTTGACATTGCCGGCCGCTCGTGATCTTTCTTCATTTGGGATTCGGGTGAATACGATTGCACCGGGGCTATTCCGCACGCCTTTGGCTGAAACATTGGCTGATCATGTAGTGGAGAAATTGGAGAAATCCGTGGAGTTCCCGAAACGGTTGGGAAAACCATCTGAATTTGCAAGTTTGGTATCTTTCATGATTGAAAACGAGTATATCAACGGGGAAGTTGTTCGGCTGGATGGCAGTATCCGTATGTCACCTAGATAA
- a CDS encoding class I adenylate-forming enzyme family protein — translation MKVNFGKLLFNQVQQLGDKTALVNIERNRSYTFKELHSITNKVCNMMKNQFDMGFGDVYVNLLENDNNSLLSHWLWKGAATGAWLNYRDSFDEHIYQIDYVNPKVVFVENVVLEKENYYEAFKERNIAIIVMDKPEKEMPGVHYLWDLLRNESDAETNVEYDKDQHIVLYRFTGGTTGRGKCAMYTLRNKLGAMQQAYAYPEELFDENSKFLHVTPLSHASSLIVLPIYFKGGTNYTINIPDLELLCKTVQENELTSTFVVPTLLYRLLELGLESKYDLSSLDRVFYGASPMSPSKLEDLQSKFGNIFIQGYGSTEAWPLIMVLGRNDHIIETDEDRKRLNSAGRPLPGVELSIMDGEGKEMPFGEIGEIWIRSESVIQGYYRAPEETASGFSEGGHWKSGDLGYMDESGYVFIVDRKKDMIITGGFNVYAVEVENVINSHPAVYQSVVVGIPHEQWGETVVAEVVLKENQIVTDVELTEFMKGKIGSYKIPKTINFVDELPVTTVGKVLRRFVRDKYWKETARNVH, via the coding sequence ATGAAAGTGAATTTCGGTAAATTGCTATTTAATCAGGTACAACAACTTGGGGATAAAACCGCGCTTGTCAACATCGAACGGAATCGTAGCTATACCTTTAAAGAATTACATTCCATTACGAATAAAGTCTGTAATATGATGAAAAACCAATTTGACATGGGATTTGGTGATGTCTATGTCAATTTGCTTGAAAACGATAATAATAGTTTATTAAGTCATTGGCTATGGAAGGGGGCAGCTACCGGAGCGTGGCTGAATTACCGGGATTCATTCGATGAGCATATTTATCAGATTGATTATGTGAATCCAAAAGTCGTTTTTGTCGAGAATGTCGTATTGGAGAAGGAAAATTATTATGAAGCATTCAAGGAAAGAAACATTGCAATCATTGTAATGGATAAACCGGAAAAGGAAATGCCTGGGGTTCATTACTTATGGGACTTACTTAGAAATGAAAGCGATGCAGAAACAAATGTTGAGTATGACAAGGATCAGCACATCGTTTTATATAGATTTACTGGTGGAACGACAGGTAGAGGGAAATGTGCCATGTATACGTTACGGAATAAATTAGGGGCTATGCAACAAGCATATGCTTATCCAGAAGAACTTTTTGATGAAAATTCAAAGTTCCTCCATGTAACCCCTTTGAGTCACGCCAGTTCGTTAATCGTTTTGCCGATTTATTTTAAAGGTGGAACGAATTATACAATTAACATACCCGACTTGGAACTTTTATGCAAAACCGTTCAAGAAAATGAGCTAACGAGCACATTTGTTGTACCGACATTATTATACAGATTGTTAGAGCTTGGTTTGGAAAGCAAATACGATTTAAGCAGCTTGGACAGAGTGTTTTATGGAGCTTCCCCTATGAGTCCATCTAAACTAGAAGATCTCCAAAGCAAGTTTGGAAATATCTTCATACAAGGATATGGGTCTACGGAAGCGTGGCCATTAATTATGGTGCTAGGTCGGAATGATCATATTATCGAGACGGATGAGGACCGGAAAAGATTAAATTCGGCGGGTAGACCTCTGCCAGGTGTTGAATTATCCATAATGGACGGAGAAGGGAAAGAAATGCCATTTGGTGAAATCGGTGAAATCTGGATTCGTAGTGAATCCGTCATTCAAGGGTACTATCGTGCACCGGAAGAGACTGCATCTGGTTTTTCAGAGGGAGGCCACTGGAAATCAGGTGATCTGGGTTATATGGATGAATCCGGCTATGTTTTCATCGTGGACCGTAAAAAAGATATGATTATTACAGGGGGCTTCAACGTTTACGCTGTAGAGGTAGAAAACGTTATTAATTCACATCCTGCTGTATATCAATCTGTAGTCGTCGGCATCCCACATGAGCAATGGGGGGAAACCGTTGTGGCTGAGGTGGTCCTGAAAGAAAACCAAATAGTAACGGATGTGGAGCTAACCGAATTTATGAAAGGGAAAATTGGTTCTTATAAAATACCTAAAACAATTAACTTTGTCGACGAGCTACCTGTCACGACGGTCGGAAAAGTGCTCAGAAGGTTTGTTCGAGACAAGTATTGGAAAGAAACAGCTCGGAATGTTCATTGA
- a CDS encoding class I adenylate-forming enzyme family protein, with product MNIVEMLEVNALRHPNKEALIYQNSTYTYEEFNAKVNQLAHGFVNEGVKKGDKIAMFMKNSADFVFTYYAGAKIGAVLVPINFRLLSKEINYIVTQSESNFIVADQEYEEIVHEAVKTIPSIRKQFSAPFAINEHFRSLSTLLIDRTENPGIQLNGTDDLQLMYTSGTTGLPKGALFDHNRVEYVALQFIFTLNYHPDERMMNFAPLFHCAQLSIGMLSGFYIGATTVVYRDFDPSVILADIKKYRITSLFAVPTMHIAFLNSPKDEDFDFSSVEQIIYGAAPMSEAVVRKCIDFYGTDQMYSLCGQTEGGPNGIALYPKDHKKHAGMAGKEPSAFTLVDIVNVQGESVEPGVVGELILKGPTVMKGYYNNPEATAKTIINDWLHTGDLAMKDQDGYIQLVDRNKDMIISGGENIYSIEVENTIGMHPMVADVAVIGSPDAKWGELVTAIVVKKPNVEVTEQEIIDFTQVNIARFKAPRKVVFADALPRNASGKLMKYQLREAYAESNIFS from the coding sequence ATGAATATTGTTGAGATGTTGGAAGTGAATGCGTTAAGACACCCGAATAAAGAAGCGTTAATCTATCAAAATAGCACTTACACGTACGAGGAGTTTAATGCAAAAGTGAACCAGCTGGCACACGGTTTTGTAAATGAAGGTGTGAAAAAAGGTGATAAAATCGCTATGTTCATGAAGAACTCTGCTGATTTTGTTTTCACATACTATGCGGGTGCTAAGATTGGCGCTGTACTCGTTCCGATCAATTTCCGTTTGTTATCTAAAGAAATTAACTATATTGTGACGCAATCTGAATCGAATTTTATTGTTGCGGACCAAGAGTATGAAGAAATTGTCCATGAAGCTGTAAAGACGATTCCATCAATTCGAAAACAATTCTCTGCGCCTTTTGCAATTAATGAACACTTTAGGTCTCTTTCAACGCTTTTAATTGATAGAACAGAAAATCCGGGCATTCAGTTAAATGGCACAGATGATTTGCAATTAATGTACACTTCCGGGACAACTGGATTACCCAAAGGTGCATTGTTTGATCATAATCGCGTAGAGTACGTGGCATTGCAGTTCATCTTTACGCTGAATTATCATCCGGATGAACGAATGATGAATTTTGCACCATTGTTCCATTGCGCACAATTGTCGATTGGAATGCTAAGTGGGTTTTATATTGGGGCGACAACGGTCGTCTATCGCGATTTCGATCCGAGTGTAATTCTAGCAGATATCAAAAAGTACCGTATTACTAGCCTTTTTGCCGTCCCAACGATGCATATTGCATTTCTTAATTCACCGAAAGATGAGGATTTTGATTTTTCGTCAGTAGAACAAATTATTTATGGCGCCGCGCCGATGTCGGAAGCCGTGGTTCGTAAATGCATCGACTTTTACGGAACCGACCAAATGTATAGTTTATGTGGTCAAACCGAGGGCGGACCAAATGGAATTGCTTTATATCCGAAAGATCATAAAAAGCATGCCGGAATGGCTGGAAAAGAGCCCTCGGCGTTCACTTTAGTGGATATCGTGAATGTGCAAGGGGAATCCGTAGAACCAGGCGTGGTTGGTGAACTAATACTTAAAGGTCCGACTGTAATGAAAGGGTATTATAACAATCCGGAAGCTACGGCGAAGACAATTATTAACGACTGGCTTCATACCGGGGATTTAGCAATGAAAGATCAAGATGGATATATTCAACTGGTCGATCGGAATAAAGACATGATTATTTCAGGCGGAGAAAACATCTATTCCATTGAAGTGGAGAATACAATCGGCATGCATCCCATGGTAGCCGATGTGGCAGTCATTGGTAGCCCAGATGCGAAATGGGGAGAACTAGTTACGGCAATTGTTGTGAAAAAACCTAATGTAGAAGTTACGGAACAAGAAATAATAGATTTCACTCAAGTAAATATCGCACGTTTCAAAGCGCCTAGGAAAGTAGTTTTTGCAGACGCTTTACCTAGAAACGCCTCTGGAAAACTAATGAAATATCAGCTGAGAGAGGCTTACGCTGAAAGTAATATTTTTTCGTGA
- a CDS encoding acyl-CoA dehydrogenase family protein, producing the protein MKNATVMETTISKQSYFTEEHIMFRNSLKKFLEKEAIPYFDQWEEDGLVPRSFWRKMGENGFLCSWVGEEYGGLGADFIFTVILNEELCRIGFGLGGIDLHSSIVVPYINSFGTEEQKRRYLPGCMSGEVITAIAMTEPGAGSDLASISTTAIKDGDSYVLNGQKTFISNGIQSDLVVVVAKTNPKADPAHKGISLFLVESDMPGFSRGRKLNKVGMHSQDTAELVFENVKVPATNLLGEEGKGFYHLMKELQQERIISAVGAQVAAEEMLSMTIDYVKERTAFGQPISKFQNTQFKLAEMATHVQIGRTFLDDLIVKHMLGKDIQKEVSMAKWWISDNARKMAPECMQLHGGYGYMEEYKIARRYRDIAVVPIYAGSNEIMKTIIAKNLGL; encoded by the coding sequence ATGAAAAACGCTACTGTTATGGAAACTACAATTAGTAAGCAATCCTATTTTACGGAAGAACATATTATGTTTCGGAACTCTTTGAAAAAGTTTCTTGAAAAAGAAGCCATTCCATATTTTGACCAGTGGGAAGAAGACGGACTTGTTCCGCGTAGTTTTTGGAGAAAGATGGGTGAAAATGGATTTCTATGTTCCTGGGTAGGTGAGGAGTATGGAGGTCTTGGGGCAGATTTTATCTTTACTGTTATTTTAAACGAAGAGTTATGCCGTATCGGATTTGGCTTAGGCGGTATTGATCTTCACAGTAGTATCGTTGTTCCATACATTAATAGTTTTGGAACCGAAGAACAAAAGAGGAGATACTTGCCTGGCTGCATGAGCGGGGAGGTTATTACCGCAATCGCTATGACGGAGCCAGGTGCAGGATCCGATTTGGCGTCCATTAGTACAACTGCTATTAAAGATGGTGATAGTTATGTTTTAAATGGTCAAAAAACATTCATTTCCAATGGGATTCAATCCGATCTAGTGGTGGTTGTCGCGAAAACAAATCCGAAAGCAGACCCTGCACATAAGGGAATTAGTTTGTTTTTAGTTGAAAGCGATATGCCAGGTTTCTCTCGTGGAAGAAAGCTCAACAAAGTTGGAATGCACAGTCAGGATACAGCAGAACTGGTTTTTGAAAACGTAAAAGTTCCAGCTACCAATTTACTAGGTGAAGAGGGGAAGGGATTCTATCACTTAATGAAAGAGTTGCAACAGGAAAGAATTATTTCAGCCGTAGGCGCACAGGTTGCAGCAGAGGAAATGCTGAGTATGACAATTGATTATGTGAAGGAACGGACAGCTTTTGGACAACCGATTAGTAAATTCCAGAACACCCAATTTAAACTGGCTGAAATGGCAACGCATGTTCAGATTGGTCGAACCTTTTTGGATGATTTAATTGTGAAACATATGTTAGGGAAAGATATTCAAAAAGAAGTGTCAATGGCCAAATGGTGGATCTCGGATAATGCGAGAAAAATGGCTCCTGAGTGTATGCAACTTCATGGTGGATACGGGTATATGGAAGAATATAAAATTGCTCGCCGGTACCGCGATATTGCCGTTGTTCCCATTTACGCTGGGTCGAATGAAATTATGAAAACGATTATTGCGAAAAATCTCGGATTATAG
- a CDS encoding thiolase family protein, which produces MRDVVIVEGVRTAVGRRKGALANVRPDDLAAIVLDEVVNRAGIDKGEVEDVIIGCVSQVGEQAMNIARTSLLIAGFPIHVPGVTIDRQCGSSQQALHFAAQAIASGDMDIVIAGGVESMTREPMFSSGLGKDPSQKLTDQYEILNQGLSSERMVKEWSLTREELDQYSVNSHLRAFDAIEKGHFENEIVPVEVEQEDGTTTLFAVDEGPREGTTLEVLGGLKTVFDENGVITAGNASQISDGASAVLLMSREKAEELGLKPRARIVARSVVGSDPTLMLTGPIEATKKVLEKAGLSIQDIDTYEVNEAFAQVPLAWLKDVGADYEKLNVDGGAIALGHPLGATGTKLLVTLLNRLERKNERFGLLAICEGMGMANATVIERLE; this is translated from the coding sequence ATGAGGGACGTAGTTATCGTTGAAGGGGTTCGAACTGCAGTAGGGAGACGAAAAGGGGCTTTGGCCAATGTGCGACCAGATGATTTGGCAGCGATTGTATTAGATGAAGTCGTGAACCGTGCCGGGATAGATAAAGGCGAGGTGGAAGATGTCATTATAGGTTGCGTATCCCAAGTGGGAGAGCAGGCCATGAATATTGCCAGAACTTCATTATTAATTGCTGGGTTTCCGATACATGTACCAGGCGTAACAATCGATCGCCAATGCGGATCGAGTCAACAAGCTTTGCATTTTGCGGCCCAGGCGATTGCCTCTGGTGATATGGACATCGTCATTGCAGGCGGCGTTGAAAGCATGACACGTGAGCCGATGTTTTCGAGTGGACTCGGTAAAGATCCGAGTCAGAAACTGACCGATCAATATGAAATTTTAAACCAAGGCCTTTCATCTGAAAGAATGGTAAAAGAATGGAGTTTAACTCGTGAAGAGTTAGATCAGTACTCCGTAAACAGCCATTTGCGGGCATTCGACGCCATTGAAAAAGGGCATTTCGAAAATGAAATCGTACCTGTGGAAGTTGAACAAGAAGATGGCACTACGACCCTGTTTGCTGTGGATGAAGGACCACGTGAAGGGACTACATTGGAGGTTCTGGGTGGTTTGAAAACAGTCTTCGATGAAAACGGTGTAATCACTGCAGGGAATGCAAGTCAAATTAGTGATGGAGCCTCGGCTGTCTTGTTAATGTCTCGTGAAAAAGCGGAAGAACTAGGATTAAAACCGCGCGCTCGTATCGTTGCTCGATCCGTTGTCGGTTCAGACCCGACGCTTATGCTCACTGGTCCAATCGAAGCAACCAAAAAAGTATTGGAAAAAGCAGGTCTATCAATACAGGACATCGATACCTATGAAGTGAATGAGGCATTTGCTCAAGTTCCCCTAGCTTGGTTAAAAGATGTCGGTGCTGACTATGAAAAGTTAAACGTTGACGGGGGAGCGATTGCCTTAGGACATCCACTCGGAGCGACGGGAACTAAATTACTGGTTACGTTATTAAATCGATTAGAACGGAAAAATGAACGATTTGGTTTGCTTGCAATCTGTGAAGGAATGGGAATGGCCAATGCCACTGTAATTGAAAGATTGGAGTAG
- a CDS encoding DUF443 family protein yields MEKATVKFLFENNRYRIIHTDSNYYLIDVDRSIWGYIFFVFNWMIPQKAYIITERDADDLMVHYHGVKAHNIFHLLGIGLMMIVFTVFIPKVFWHFGMKPTITFNDLRRIGDVIFVMPTATYIIFLFATLAAPIILYRVYLSRKSRKRLLEKENINKLPVVKINIVPNSISNVLKTIGIYVFLIFLLLATAWFFIQLHGDWLISLFLVGTFSLLSLSNNFSFVPGAYKIRCIQKK; encoded by the coding sequence ATGGAGAAAGCAACGGTAAAATTTCTTTTTGAAAATAATCGATATAGAATTATACATACGGATTCAAATTACTATTTAATAGATGTAGATCGTTCAATTTGGGGATATATTTTCTTCGTTTTCAATTGGATGATTCCACAAAAAGCATACATAATAACCGAGCGGGATGCTGATGATTTAATGGTTCACTATCATGGTGTAAAAGCACATAACATTTTTCATCTATTAGGAATTGGTCTTATGATGATTGTTTTTACTGTATTTATCCCAAAAGTATTTTGGCATTTTGGTATGAAACCAACTATTACTTTTAACGATTTGCGTCGAATTGGAGATGTCATTTTTGTAATGCCTACCGCTACATACATCATATTTTTATTTGCCACATTAGCGGCACCGATTATTTTGTATCGGGTATATTTATCTAGAAAATCACGAAAGAGACTCCTAGAGAAAGAGAATATTAATAAGTTACCAGTTGTCAAAATTAATATCGTTCCAAACTCGATTTCAAATGTTTTAAAAACGATTGGGATATATGTCTTTTTGATATTTTTGCTACTTGCTACTGCTTGGTTCTTCATTCAATTACATGGTGATTGGCTTATCTCACTATTTCTCGTGGGTACTTTTTCATTACTTTCACTTTCGAACAACTTCTCATTTGTTCCCGGAGCCTATAAAATTCGTTGTATACAGAAGAAGTGA